Proteins found in one Moritella sp. Urea-trap-13 genomic segment:
- a CDS encoding DUF2760 domain-containing protein: MDFDLTNISELPTGPDAAHIALFALTLILLLITLVRGGKKTIEIEKIVEKEVEVKVEVEKIVEVIKHVDVEKIVEVEKIVEIKAPLQEASPAAACQLLSLLQNEARFVDFIQEDLTGATDEQIGAAARIIHTGSKKVINEYFSFTAIRSEEEESQVIVAEGFNPSEVKLIGNVLGSAPYRGILVHAGWKITNVNLPKLAQGHNANIVAAAEVEL; encoded by the coding sequence ATGGACTTCGACCTTACAAATATCTCTGAACTACCGACTGGCCCTGATGCAGCGCATATTGCATTATTCGCTCTTACCCTCATTCTGCTATTAATTACACTCGTTAGAGGTGGTAAAAAAACAATTGAAATAGAAAAGATTGTTGAAAAAGAAGTAGAAGTTAAAGTGGAGGTTGAAAAAATTGTAGAGGTGATCAAACACGTCGACGTTGAGAAAATCGTTGAAGTGGAAAAGATTGTCGAAATCAAAGCACCATTACAAGAAGCTAGTCCTGCAGCCGCTTGTCAGCTTTTATCTTTATTACAAAATGAAGCGCGTTTCGTCGACTTTATCCAAGAAGACCTAACCGGCGCTACTGATGAACAAATCGGCGCCGCGGCACGTATTATTCATACTGGTAGCAAAAAAGTAATCAATGAATACTTTAGCTTCACAGCAATCCGTAGTGAAGAAGAAGAAAGCCAAGTGATCGTTGCTGAAGGCTTTAATCCATCAGAAGTTAAGCTAATTGGTAACGTATTAGGCTCAGCGCCTTACCGTGGTATCTTAGTACACGCGGGCTGGAAAATAACTAACGTTAACCTACCTAAACTAGCACAAGGCCACAACGCCAATATCGTTGCTGCAGCAGAGGTGGAACTATGA
- the mltG gene encoding endolytic transglycosylase MltG: protein MKKIITAISLLFTILLIACVLFYSRYQSFVSVERVQTEHILTVASGDTAQSIANTMLVKQDVESKVFLRLFFKQHPSITNIKLGSYKVAAGWDFKTLFEHLVSGDEFQHKITFIEGSTFKEWRKQLSNASGVIDDTADLSEQEIAQLLNIDNPKLEGLMLPETYFYPEGTLVSALYLQSHKKLQAYLNEVWETRDKKLPLKSPYEALILASIIEKETGLESERTTVGSVFINRLNKRMRLQTDPTVIYGMGDDYNGNIRRKDLRQKTDYNTYVIRGLPPTPIAMVGKTSIDAALHPAKTSYLYFVASGDGGHYFSKNLKEHNRAVRKYILKK from the coding sequence ATGAAAAAGATAATTACTGCTATTTCCTTACTGTTTACCATCCTATTAATTGCATGCGTACTTTTCTACTCACGCTATCAATCTTTTGTGTCAGTTGAACGCGTTCAAACGGAACATATTTTAACTGTTGCTTCCGGTGATACTGCACAATCAATTGCCAATACGATGCTTGTAAAGCAGGATGTTGAATCAAAAGTGTTTTTGCGTTTATTCTTTAAACAGCATCCGTCTATAACTAATATCAAACTTGGTTCTTACAAAGTAGCTGCTGGTTGGGATTTTAAAACATTATTCGAACATCTTGTCTCTGGCGATGAATTCCAACACAAAATCACTTTCATTGAAGGCTCCACATTCAAAGAATGGCGTAAGCAATTATCAAATGCTTCAGGCGTCATTGATGATACTGCCGATTTATCTGAACAAGAGATTGCACAGTTATTAAATATAGATAATCCTAAGCTTGAAGGTTTGATGCTGCCTGAGACCTATTTTTATCCTGAAGGTACGTTAGTTTCTGCGCTGTATCTTCAGTCACATAAAAAACTCCAAGCCTATTTAAATGAAGTGTGGGAAACAAGAGACAAAAAATTACCGCTTAAAAGCCCTTATGAAGCATTGATCCTTGCCTCTATCATCGAAAAAGAGACGGGCTTAGAAAGTGAAAGAACAACTGTAGGCTCAGTATTTATCAATCGTCTGAATAAAAGAATGCGTTTACAAACAGATCCAACGGTTATTTATGGAATGGGTGATGACTACAACGGTAATATTCGTCGTAAAGATTTACGCCAAAAAACAGATTACAACACCTATGTTATTAGAGGGTTACCGCCAACGCCAATCGCTATGGTCGGTAAAACATCGATTGATGCGGCTTTACATCCAGCAAAGACAAGTTATTTGTATTTTGTTGCCAGTGGCGATGGCGGCCACTATTTTTCAAAGAATTTGAAAGAACACAATCGTGCCGTTCGTAAGTACATTTTAAAGAAATAA
- a CDS encoding Hsp70 family protein, which yields MSDITMSEIAVKYSIGIDLGTTHCVLSYIDLEQEGDQVAKQLFAIPQLSAPGSVTEKYQLPSFVYQAHEDEISKDQTPLPWNSENTALVGDVARNLGLKTPIRLVSSAKSWLSHATVSPHDAILPFSSPDEVEKISPVTATSQYLSHLAEAWNYAHPDAPISEQDVTITIPASFDPAARNLTAQAAQDLNLKHLNLLEEPQAAVYSWLQACGDEWRDQVNVGDTILVVDIGGGTTDLSLISVEELEGNLTLSRVAVGEHILLGGDNMDLALAYRLKMKLMQEGKQLQPWQIQAITHACRDAKEQLLSDSDVDSMPIVIPSRGSKLIAGTMQTELTRDEVKQIILDGFFPATAVTEMPQQNTRTALTQIGLPYAQDAAITKHIAHFLNKQHDAIASDAGDFIKPTAVLFNGGVFKSDAISAKLIGIINDWLIEADVEQEAKLLTGIDLDLAVANGACYHGYAKQGKGVRIKGGLASAYYVGVESSMPAIPGFEAPLEAVCIAPFGLEEGTNFNVSTHLFGLVVGQPVKFKFFGSTVRREDVVGTHLDFWQPDDLEQLPDIEVTLDSANRNSGDVVPVSLSVTVTEVGTLKVEAIANDSDETWEIELTVRQ from the coding sequence ATGAGCGACATAACTATGAGCGAAATAGCGGTAAAATACAGTATTGGTATCGATTTAGGTACTACACACTGCGTATTATCATATATCGATTTAGAGCAAGAAGGTGATCAAGTAGCCAAGCAACTATTTGCAATCCCGCAGCTATCGGCACCCGGTTCTGTCACTGAGAAATATCAACTGCCTTCTTTTGTCTATCAAGCACACGAAGATGAGATCAGTAAAGATCAAACGCCATTACCTTGGAATAGCGAGAATACTGCGCTTGTTGGTGATGTGGCACGTAACCTTGGCCTTAAAACGCCTATCCGTTTAGTTTCTAGTGCTAAAAGCTGGTTAAGCCATGCCACAGTAAGTCCACATGATGCGATCTTACCTTTCTCAAGCCCTGATGAAGTTGAAAAAATCTCACCCGTCACAGCAACGAGTCAGTATTTAAGCCACTTAGCTGAAGCTTGGAACTATGCACACCCAGATGCACCAATCTCAGAACAAGATGTAACAATCACCATCCCAGCATCGTTTGACCCTGCAGCACGTAACTTAACGGCTCAAGCGGCGCAAGATTTAAACCTTAAGCATTTAAATCTACTTGAAGAACCACAAGCGGCAGTATATAGCTGGTTACAAGCCTGTGGTGATGAATGGCGTGACCAAGTTAATGTAGGTGATACCATCCTTGTGGTAGACATAGGTGGTGGTACAACCGATTTATCATTAATTTCTGTTGAAGAATTAGAAGGTAATTTGACATTGTCACGCGTTGCAGTAGGTGAGCATATCCTACTTGGCGGTGACAATATGGATCTTGCGCTTGCGTATCGTCTAAAAATGAAATTAATGCAAGAAGGTAAGCAATTACAACCTTGGCAAATTCAAGCCATCACCCATGCATGTCGTGATGCCAAAGAACAACTGTTATCAGACAGTGACGTTGATTCAATGCCAATTGTTATTCCAAGTCGTGGGTCTAAGTTGATTGCAGGCACAATGCAAACAGAGCTAACGCGCGATGAAGTTAAACAAATTATTTTAGATGGTTTCTTCCCTGCGACTGCAGTGACCGAGATGCCACAACAAAATACCCGTACTGCATTAACACAGATTGGCTTGCCGTATGCCCAAGATGCTGCGATCACTAAACACATCGCCCATTTCTTGAATAAACAGCACGATGCTATCGCGTCGGATGCCGGTGACTTCATTAAACCAACAGCGGTATTGTTTAATGGCGGCGTGTTTAAGTCTGATGCTATCAGTGCTAAGTTAATCGGGATTATTAACGACTGGTTGATTGAAGCTGACGTTGAGCAAGAAGCAAAACTACTAACAGGTATTGATCTAGACCTTGCTGTTGCTAATGGTGCTTGTTATCACGGTTATGCGAAACAAGGTAAAGGCGTACGAATTAAAGGCGGCCTCGCTAGTGCATACTATGTCGGTGTTGAGAGCTCAATGCCAGCAATTCCAGGATTTGAAGCGCCACTGGAAGCTGTCTGTATCGCCCCATTTGGTCTTGAAGAAGGCACTAACTTCAACGTATCAACGCATCTATTTGGTTTAGTTGTTGGTCAACCGGTTAAATTCAAATTCTTCGGTTCAACAGTACGCCGTGAAGACGTTGTTGGTACCCATCTTGATTTCTGGCAACCAGATGATCTTGAACAACTACCAGACATCGAAGTGACGCTTGACTCTGCTAACCGTAATAGTGGTGATGTTGTGCCAGTATCACTGTCTGTCACTGTGACTGAAGTAGGTACACTGAAAGTTGAAGCTATTGCAAATGATAGTGATGAAACTTGGGAAATTGAACTAACTGTTCGCCAATAA
- the tmk gene encoding dTMP kinase, giving the protein MQAKFLVIEGLEGAGKSTAVSTVIHWLAEQGITDVITTREPGGTKLAEKMRAIVKDVDSEEPLTESAELMLMYAARAQLVENVIKPALAKGQWVVGDRHDLSSIAYQGGGRGFDIDVLNTLRHVAIGDFKPDLTLLLDIDPAVGLERAKVRGELDRIELEQLSFFQRIGAKYQELAAADDSIYSVDAGQNIDNVQLQIRDVLTANVDCHNKNVD; this is encoded by the coding sequence GTGCAAGCAAAATTTTTAGTAATCGAAGGCCTTGAAGGCGCTGGTAAAAGTACCGCAGTTAGTACTGTGATTCATTGGCTTGCAGAGCAGGGCATCACTGATGTGATCACCACGCGTGAACCTGGCGGCACAAAATTAGCCGAGAAGATGCGTGCTATTGTTAAAGACGTTGATAGCGAAGAACCCTTGACTGAATCAGCAGAGTTAATGTTGATGTATGCCGCTCGCGCTCAACTAGTTGAAAATGTCATTAAGCCAGCATTAGCTAAAGGTCAGTGGGTTGTTGGCGATCGCCATGACCTTTCCTCTATTGCTTATCAAGGTGGTGGCCGCGGTTTCGATATTGATGTACTGAACACTTTACGTCATGTTGCTATAGGTGATTTTAAGCCTGATTTGACGTTATTATTAGATATCGATCCTGCTGTTGGTTTAGAGCGTGCAAAAGTACGCGGTGAGTTAGATCGCATTGAATTAGAACAGCTGTCTTTCTTCCAGCGTATTGGTGCTAAATATCAAGAGCTTGCTGCCGCAGATGACAGTATCTATAGTGTTGATGCCGGTCAGAATATTGATAATGTGCAATTACAAATTCGTGATGTATTAACTGCTAATGTTGATTGTCATAACAAAAATGTAGATTGA
- the holB gene encoding DNA polymerase III subunit delta' gives MLYPWLLPHWEKQQIQMTAGRLHHALFITSASGMGKLSYAQTLAQTLLCKEPIGWEPCHQCHPCQLFETSVHPDYYLVATEPGKIIGVDQIRQISQKLNEYSQLGGNKVVIIEHAESFNLASANALLKTLEEPSDGSYIILLAENKSQVLPTIYSRCQKMHLPAPPEQESLAWLQQQFPIESPTLTAIRINHGAPLHTLSYLNNGDDDLRKEIFANITLLTQQPAAITRLCEIISDRTLEKLSWLQFILLDLQKVARGVGIDYIVNTDQLEWLTHFSTQLSPDKITQLQSELTELRQLLMQNNNLTAETLVLSFLIKLKRFIN, from the coding sequence ATGCTATATCCTTGGTTATTACCGCATTGGGAAAAACAGCAAATACAAATGACAGCAGGTCGTTTGCATCATGCTTTGTTTATTACCAGTGCGAGCGGCATGGGCAAATTATCTTATGCACAGACACTTGCGCAGACATTACTATGCAAAGAACCCATCGGTTGGGAACCTTGTCATCAATGTCATCCTTGCCAATTATTTGAAACAAGTGTGCACCCCGATTACTATCTGGTTGCAACTGAACCCGGTAAAATTATCGGTGTTGATCAAATAAGACAGATCAGTCAGAAGTTGAATGAATATTCACAACTGGGTGGTAATAAAGTGGTGATTATTGAGCACGCTGAAAGTTTTAATTTAGCATCTGCTAACGCTTTACTGAAAACATTAGAAGAGCCGAGTGACGGTAGTTATATCATTTTGCTTGCGGAGAATAAATCTCAGGTACTGCCAACTATTTATAGCCGCTGTCAGAAGATGCACCTACCTGCACCTCCCGAACAGGAGTCGCTTGCGTGGTTACAGCAACAGTTTCCGATAGAAAGTCCAACACTGACGGCTATCCGTATTAATCATGGCGCACCCTTACACACATTAAGTTATTTAAATAACGGTGATGACGATTTACGTAAAGAGATATTTGCTAATATTACGCTGTTAACACAGCAGCCAGCTGCTATCACACGATTATGTGAGATCATTTCGGACCGTACTTTAGAAAAGTTATCTTGGTTACAATTTATCTTACTTGATTTACAAAAAGTGGCTCGAGGGGTAGGCATTGATTATATTGTTAATACCGATCAGCTTGAATGGTTAACACATTTTTCAACGCAATTATCACCAGATAAAATTACTCAACTACAATCAGAATTAACAGAGCTTCGTCAGTTATTAATGCAGAATAATAATTTAACCGCTGAAACCTTAGTACTGTCCTTTTTAATTAAACTTAAAAGATTCATAAATTAA
- a CDS encoding Hsp70 family protein, protein MPSPVSKTAQYVIGIDLGTTHSVLSYKSIDDYQSSASVFLVDQLIGPGEVSRKPMLPSFRYHFNDYEIAPTDCVLPWQSTRFDGEINNVIVGQWARDLGTKTKGRLVSSAKSWLSHPSIDAQAAILPWAVEDNIEKVSPVIASASYLAHFQAAWNYHNPEHLLADQNITLTVPASFNDTARALTLAAADLVGLTKVTLLEEPQAVCYDWYHRNKQAKTDLIEQDKTMLVCDIGGGTTDLSLIEMSLEHGELNLNRVAVGDHLMLGGDNIDLALAHVVESRISPDQRLQSAALGQLIQQTRQAKELFLSEQPPSTTSITLLGRGSKLIAQSKKCELTKNEVIDMVFNGFLPNSSFNQLPTHRKNAVVEFGLPYTSDPAISKHIAEFIHTYYDVDATDDYDPAVVPAAILVNGGIFNSQQVKLQIEKVLSGWKQQKVQMLHNGNPDLSVAYGAVEFGFAKLGKQKKIGGGSPRNYFIEITDRSGKSQSICLLPKGTEEEQVINLDSRLFSLTIGEPIRFNLATTSHESNFKPGDIIETEFATELKGKTPLPPFVVTIPEHKDHKRFESVYLSCKLSSIGTLQLECVSETNSKQRWALEFSVRPSLAKKQSNDDSKNINDIKQRHPNLPDAIQLIEAVYGASSKKSDPKLVKSLRNDLDKRLGKRDTWDTDLLRELAAPCLQFAKNRRRTEQHERNWLKLTSFLLRPGFGYPADDWRIEQIWPLFKSAIQYNKSTQSWSDWWNLWRRIAGGLNEQQQIEIYETISIYFVEDSNKNAKIINQAKLRSYDDIIRLAASLEHIPVALKVEFGEYLLAKLNKPQNQQLHWWALGRIASRVAFYGSQHNVIPRHIVETWLNTLLDANWQKEPHVAFAAVMIARKTGDREMDVQDKVREAVIAKLTQNKLSGSWVELVREVQTSDETVMKRIFGDSLPTGLTLLS, encoded by the coding sequence ATGCCCTCACCTGTTTCCAAAACAGCGCAATATGTAATTGGCATCGATCTTGGCACCACCCACAGTGTTCTTTCTTACAAAAGTATCGATGATTATCAATCTAGTGCGTCTGTATTTCTCGTTGACCAATTAATTGGTCCTGGCGAAGTTTCAAGAAAACCCATGCTCCCTTCATTCCGCTATCACTTTAATGACTATGAAATCGCCCCAACAGATTGTGTGTTACCTTGGCAGTCAACGCGATTTGATGGTGAAATCAATAATGTCATTGTCGGCCAATGGGCGAGAGATTTAGGTACTAAAACCAAAGGGCGCTTAGTATCGAGTGCCAAAAGTTGGTTATCCCACCCAAGTATCGATGCCCAAGCTGCAATTTTACCTTGGGCGGTTGAAGATAATATTGAAAAAGTATCGCCTGTTATTGCCAGTGCCAGTTACCTTGCTCATTTTCAGGCAGCTTGGAATTATCACAATCCCGAGCACTTACTTGCCGATCAGAACATTACCCTCACAGTACCAGCCTCATTTAACGACACAGCTCGCGCTTTAACACTCGCTGCTGCAGATCTTGTTGGCTTAACTAAGGTCACCTTATTAGAAGAGCCACAAGCTGTTTGTTACGATTGGTATCACCGTAATAAACAAGCTAAAACTGATTTGATCGAACAAGATAAAACCATGCTTGTTTGTGATATAGGTGGCGGTACAACAGATTTAAGCTTAATCGAAATGTCATTAGAACACGGGGAATTAAATTTAAACCGTGTCGCTGTTGGTGACCACTTAATGCTCGGTGGTGATAACATCGATTTAGCGTTAGCGCATGTTGTTGAATCAAGAATATCACCTGATCAGCGTTTACAATCTGCGGCATTAGGCCAGTTGATCCAGCAAACGCGCCAAGCTAAAGAACTGTTTTTATCAGAACAACCGCCAAGTACCACATCAATTACATTACTTGGTCGTGGTTCAAAACTGATAGCTCAATCGAAAAAGTGTGAACTGACAAAAAATGAAGTTATCGACATGGTGTTTAATGGTTTCTTACCAAACAGCAGCTTTAACCAATTACCAACACACAGAAAAAATGCGGTTGTAGAATTTGGTTTACCTTATACGTCAGATCCCGCTATTTCAAAACACATTGCTGAATTCATTCATACTTATTACGATGTAGACGCAACAGACGATTACGACCCTGCTGTCGTCCCAGCGGCAATACTTGTTAATGGTGGCATTTTTAATAGCCAACAAGTAAAACTGCAAATCGAAAAAGTATTGTCCGGTTGGAAGCAACAAAAAGTTCAGATGCTGCACAATGGTAATCCTGATCTGTCCGTTGCTTATGGCGCCGTTGAATTTGGCTTTGCTAAGCTGGGTAAGCAAAAAAAAATTGGCGGTGGTAGTCCACGTAACTACTTCATTGAAATAACAGATCGCTCAGGAAAATCGCAATCTATTTGTCTATTACCTAAAGGCACAGAAGAAGAACAAGTTATCAATCTAGATAGCCGTTTATTCTCGTTAACGATCGGTGAACCAATTCGGTTTAATCTTGCAACCACCAGTCATGAAAGTAATTTCAAACCCGGTGACATTATTGAAACCGAATTTGCAACAGAGCTTAAAGGTAAAACCCCGTTACCACCTTTTGTGGTAACCATCCCTGAACATAAAGACCATAAACGTTTTGAGTCTGTTTACCTGTCTTGCAAGCTAAGCAGTATTGGTACCTTACAGTTAGAATGTGTGAGCGAAACCAACAGTAAACAACGTTGGGCATTAGAGTTCTCTGTGCGTCCAAGTTTAGCAAAAAAACAATCTAATGATGACAGCAAGAATATCAATGATATTAAACAGCGCCACCCTAACCTACCCGATGCAATTCAATTAATTGAAGCTGTATATGGAGCGAGTAGTAAAAAGAGTGATCCTAAATTAGTTAAATCACTGCGTAACGATCTGGATAAACGCCTGGGCAAACGTGATACTTGGGATACTGATTTATTACGAGAGCTTGCAGCGCCTTGTTTACAATTTGCTAAAAACCGTCGTCGCACCGAACAGCATGAACGTAATTGGTTAAAACTAACCAGCTTCCTGCTTCGTCCTGGTTTTGGTTACCCTGCTGATGATTGGCGTATTGAACAAATTTGGCCGCTATTTAAATCGGCGATCCAATACAATAAATCAACACAGTCATGGAGTGATTGGTGGAACCTATGGCGCCGTATCGCTGGTGGCCTGAATGAACAGCAACAGATCGAAATATACGAAACAATTTCAATCTATTTTGTTGAAGACAGTAATAAAAACGCTAAAATTATCAATCAAGCTAAACTACGCAGTTATGATGATATTATCCGACTTGCAGCGTCACTAGAGCACATTCCAGTGGCACTGAAAGTTGAATTTGGTGAATACTTATTGGCTAAATTAAACAAACCACAAAACCAGCAATTACATTGGTGGGCATTAGGCCGTATCGCATCTCGCGTGGCTTTTTATGGTAGCCAGCATAATGTTATTCCACGTCATATCGTTGAAACATGGCTGAATACGTTACTTGACGCTAATTGGCAGAAAGAACCGCACGTTGCCTTTGCAGCCGTCATGATCGCGAGAAAGACCGGTGACAGAGAAATGGACGTGCAAGATAAGGTAAGGGAGGCTGTGATAGCAAAATTAACACAGAATAAATTATCGGGATCTTGGGTAGAATTAGTACGGGAAGTACAAACGTCTGATGAAACGGTAATGAAGCGTATCTTTGGTGACAGCTTACCGACAGGTTTAACCTTACTGTCGTAA
- a CDS encoding TatD family hydrolase, with product MLVDSHCHLDGLNYDTIHTDLTDVVNKATERGVSHLLSVSVTLARFKTMIELIADFDNIHASCGVHPLNLEDEYQKSELLALARNEKVVAIGETGLDYFYSPENKDIQQASFRNHIQVAIELKKPLIIHTRGAVDDTIRILKEEGAEKIGGVIHCFTESDAMAAAVLEMGFYISISGIVTFKSAKDLQAVVKTIPADRLLVETDSPYLAPVPYRGKENQPAYVRAVAEFVADLRGVTFAELAATTTDNYFKLFNAKK from the coding sequence ATGCTAGTAGATTCTCATTGCCATTTAGATGGTCTAAATTACGATACCATTCATACCGATCTTACTGACGTTGTTAACAAAGCAACAGAGCGCGGCGTGTCACATTTATTAAGTGTGTCTGTGACATTAGCGCGCTTTAAAACCATGATTGAGTTGATTGCTGACTTTGATAATATTCATGCGTCATGTGGTGTTCATCCGCTAAATCTTGAAGATGAATACCAAAAATCAGAGTTATTGGCGCTAGCACGTAATGAAAAAGTTGTGGCGATTGGTGAAACAGGTTTAGATTATTTCTATTCACCTGAAAATAAAGATATCCAGCAAGCGTCATTTCGAAATCATATTCAAGTGGCTATCGAGCTAAAAAAACCACTAATTATTCATACGCGTGGTGCAGTTGACGATACGATCCGTATCTTAAAGGAAGAAGGCGCAGAAAAAATTGGTGGTGTGATCCATTGTTTTACTGAATCTGATGCAATGGCTGCTGCTGTATTGGAAATGGGCTTCTATATTTCAATATCTGGTATTGTGACGTTCAAATCAGCAAAAGACTTGCAAGCCGTGGTTAAAACCATTCCAGCTGATAGATTGTTAGTTGAAACTGATTCACCTTACTTAGCACCTGTGCCGTATCGTGGAAAAGAAAACCAACCGGCTTATGTGCGCGCTGTCGCCGAGTTTGTTGCAGATCTACGCGGCGTGACCTTTGCTGAGCTTGCGGCAACAACAACGGACAATTACTTTAAGCTGTTTAACGCTAAAAAGTAA
- a CDS encoding DUF2960 domain-containing protein, translating to MAHLVTYTYKKEDKKIPFSYRQFHHIYEAVAAEEGIDLTQYMMMEKQVEDVSKGTKSVREFRKNHFTQLGFTNVWFIKDGIED from the coding sequence TTGGCCCACCTAGTTACTTATACTTATAAAAAAGAAGATAAGAAAATTCCATTTTCATACCGACAGTTTCACCATATCTATGAAGCGGTAGCTGCAGAAGAAGGCATCGACTTAACGCAATATATGATGATGGAAAAACAAGTTGAAGATGTATCGAAAGGTACTAAATCAGTAAGAGAGTTCCGTAAAAATCATTTTACTCAATTAGGTTTTACTAACGTTTGGTTTATTAAAGACGGTATTGAAGACTAG
- the rsmF gene encoding 16S rRNA (cytosine(1407)-C(5))-methyltransferase RsmF, translating to MHSNIKLPEDYLTLMGNIIPEHLSMDDFIACCKTPLKTSVRVNTLKISVEEFQQLAKTKQWLLTPIPWCLEGFWLEQENTETKLGNSWEHIAGLFYIQEASSMLPVTALFKAQVTDVAAQYDTILDCASAPGSKTSQIAALCHNNNFIVANELSSSRLKVLSANIQRCGIKNIALSHYDANVFGTWLPEMFDAVLLDAPCSGEGAIRKDDKAMLNWSLKSINDIADIQKELIDSAFKALKPGGTLIYSTCTLNTTENQAVCQHLLDLYPDHAEVIPLNDLFPTANDSLTAEGFLHVWPQIYDSEGFFVAKFTKKESQGLRPIKKKKRLIFPFSPVSRDENDAIRDYFRDAFSFEFESGVFYHRDSEIWLFPKEFPAFIGKFKFDRIGIKIAEKFKKGFRAQHEWARTFGHQCDKNTVSLNIEQAKQYIMGRDISFSDIEIDDLDALQGELVVLLEGSVLGLGKRVNQRLKNNYPRDLVRDNNLFTD from the coding sequence GTGCATTCCAATATAAAACTGCCTGAAGATTACCTCACATTAATGGGTAACATTATCCCCGAACATCTATCTATGGATGACTTTATTGCTTGTTGTAAAACACCATTAAAAACCAGTGTTCGTGTTAATACACTGAAAATCTCTGTTGAAGAATTTCAACAGTTAGCGAAAACAAAACAGTGGTTATTAACCCCTATCCCTTGGTGTTTAGAAGGGTTTTGGTTAGAACAAGAAAACACTGAGACTAAATTAGGTAATAGCTGGGAACACATCGCGGGCTTATTCTACATTCAAGAAGCAAGCTCGATGTTACCTGTTACTGCCTTGTTCAAAGCACAAGTAACAGATGTTGCAGCGCAATATGACACGATTCTTGATTGCGCATCAGCACCAGGTTCGAAGACCAGCCAAATTGCCGCATTATGTCATAACAACAACTTCATCGTTGCTAATGAGCTGTCATCAAGCCGTTTGAAAGTCCTCAGTGCGAATATTCAGCGTTGCGGCATTAAAAACATCGCTCTTAGCCACTATGACGCCAATGTATTTGGCACTTGGTTACCTGAAATGTTTGATGCGGTATTACTTGATGCGCCCTGTTCTGGTGAAGGCGCGATCCGCAAAGACGACAAAGCCATGCTTAATTGGTCGTTAAAAAGTATTAATGACATTGCCGACATTCAGAAAGAGTTAATTGACAGCGCATTTAAAGCATTAAAACCCGGTGGCACGTTAATCTATTCGACCTGCACATTAAACACGACTGAAAACCAAGCCGTTTGTCAGCATTTACTCGACCTTTATCCAGACCATGCCGAAGTTATTCCGCTAAACGATTTATTCCCAACTGCGAATGATAGTCTAACCGCGGAAGGTTTCTTACACGTTTGGCCACAGATTTATGATAGTGAAGGTTTCTTTGTTGCTAAGTTCACTAAAAAAGAATCGCAGGGTTTACGTCCAATTAAAAAGAAAAAACGTTTAATCTTTCCATTCAGCCCTGTTAGCCGTGACGAAAATGACGCCATTCGTGATTATTTCCGTGATGCATTTAGCTTTGAATTTGAAAGTGGCGTGTTCTATCATCGTGATAGTGAGATCTGGTTGTTCCCGAAAGAGTTCCCTGCTTTCATTGGCAAATTTAAATTCGATCGTATCGGTATCAAAATAGCGGAGAAATTCAAGAAAGGCTTCCGAGCGCAACATGAATGGGCGCGTACTTTTGGTCATCAATGCGATAAAAACACGGTATCACTGAACATTGAACAAGCAAAACAGTACATCATGGGTCGTGATATTAGCTTCTCTGATATCGAGATTGATGATCTAGATGCGCTACAAGGTGAGCTTGTTGTACTGCTTGAAGGCAGTGTGCTGGGTTTAGGTAAACGCGTAAATCAACGTTTAAAAAATAACTACCCACGTGATCTAGTGCGTGATAACAACTTATTTACCGACTAA